A section of the Thermodesulfobacteriota bacterium genome encodes:
- a CDS encoding four helix bundle suffix domain-containing protein — MVGSEPLIPRHGGFRRLKSFQLARLIYDLTVRFCDLYVDRRSRTRDQMVQAARSGVQNIAEGSQASGTSKKSELKLTGVARASLEELRLDYEDFLRQRDLPQWPPSHPALRRFKARRCATLEEVRAWLAEEHGIHGQTRTDMDEHGPSTPAALVANAALSLLNLCCHLLDRQLAAQAQAFEAEGGFSERMYRHRQQHRQPSPVRGRR, encoded by the coding sequence ATGGTCGGGTCCGAGCCCCTCATTCCGCGGCATGGCGGCTTTCGCCGGCTCAAGAGCTTCCAGCTGGCGAGACTGATCTATGATCTCACGGTGCGCTTCTGCGACCTGTATGTGGACCGGCGGAGCCGAACCCGGGACCAGATGGTGCAGGCGGCCCGGAGCGGGGTGCAGAACATCGCCGAAGGCAGCCAAGCCTCAGGGACCTCGAAGAAGAGCGAGCTTAAGCTGACCGGCGTTGCCCGGGCCAGCCTGGAGGAGCTGCGCCTGGACTACGAAGACTTCCTGCGGCAGCGTGACCTTCCCCAGTGGCCGCCGAGCCATCCGGCCCTGCGGCGCTTCAAGGCCCGGCGCTGCGCCACCCTGGAGGAGGTGCGCGCCTGGCTGGCAGAAGAGCATGGCATCCATGGACAGACACGGACGGACATGGACGAGCACGGACCATCGACTCCGGCCGCCCTGGTGGCCAACGCGGCTCTGTCCTTGTTGAATCTCTGCTGCCATCTTCTGGACCGCCAGCTGGCGGCCCAGGCCCAGGCCTTCGAGGCCGAGGGTGGCTTCTCCGAGCGCATGTACCGGCACCGGCAGCAGCATCGCCAGCCCTCGCCGGTCCGTGGCCGTCGGTGA
- a CDS encoding MlaE family lipid ABC transporter permease subunit, translating into MTDEVQATPPSTGMASVALHRQAGGVSTLELAGPLDRTTAAALVREVGQLLAEHRPATLLVDMARITALDDFGVLVLLEAQAIMAERRRPFALVGLKPEHQELLGLVRFEELTGIRPASRAAGVQPLTLLGEVTIRQAEAIREAITFVGSLILAMAGLLRRPRGLRLDEVWGVMERTGVQALPIVGLISFLLGLIMAFMSAVQLQQFGANVYVASLVSLAMTRELGPIMTAILVAGRSGSAYAAEIATMKISEEVDALVTMGLDPVLFLAVPRLLATVAVVPFLTLFSDVVAIAGGLVVGIFGLDLTVSAYLAQTAKTLTVFDVFWGAGKSMIFAVMIAGIGCLRGFQARGGPAAVGQATTSSVVTGIFLIIVWDSLFAVILRYWRA; encoded by the coding sequence GTGACGGACGAGGTCCAGGCCACCCCCCCGTCGACGGGGATGGCCTCCGTGGCCCTGCACCGGCAGGCAGGCGGCGTCTCCACCCTGGAACTGGCCGGCCCCCTGGACCGGACCACCGCCGCCGCCCTGGTGCGGGAGGTGGGCCAGCTGCTGGCCGAGCATCGGCCCGCCACCCTGCTGGTGGACATGGCCAGGATCACCGCCCTGGACGACTTTGGGGTGCTGGTGCTCCTGGAGGCCCAGGCGATCATGGCCGAGCGCCGTCGGCCGTTTGCCCTGGTGGGCCTTAAGCCCGAGCACCAGGAGCTGCTGGGCCTGGTGCGCTTCGAGGAGCTGACCGGCATACGTCCCGCCAGCCGGGCCGCCGGGGTCCAGCCCCTCACCCTCCTGGGCGAGGTGACCATCCGGCAGGCCGAGGCCATCCGGGAGGCGATCACCTTTGTCGGCAGCCTGATCCTGGCCATGGCCGGGCTGCTGCGCCGGCCCCGGGGCCTGCGCCTCGATGAGGTCTGGGGCGTCATGGAGCGCACCGGCGTCCAGGCCCTGCCCATCGTCGGTCTCATCAGCTTCCTTCTGGGCCTGATCATGGCCTTCATGTCAGCGGTGCAGCTGCAGCAGTTCGGCGCCAACGTCTACGTGGCCTCCCTGGTCAGCCTGGCCATGACCCGGGAGCTGGGGCCGATCATGACCGCCATTCTGGTGGCCGGCCGCTCCGGCTCCGCCTATGCCGCCGAGATCGCCACCATGAAGATCTCGGAGGAGGTGGACGCCCTCGTCACCATGGGCCTGGATCCGGTGCTCTTCCTGGCGGTGCCCCGGCTTCTGGCCACCGTGGCGGTGGTGCCTTTCCTGACCCTGTTCTCGGACGTGGTGGCGATTGCCGGCGGCCTGGTGGTGGGGATCTTCGGTCTGGATCTGACCGTAAGCGCCTATCTGGCCCAGACCGCCAAAACCCTCACCGTCTTCGACGTCTTCTGGGGGGCCGGCAAGTCCATGATCTTTGCAGTGATGATCGCCGGCATCGGCTGCCTGCGGGGCTTCCAGGCCCGGGGCGGGCCGGCGGCGGTCGGCCAGGCCACCACCTCGTCGGTGGTCACCGGCATCTTTCTCATCATCGTCTGGGACTCGCTGTTCGCGGTGATCCTGCGGTATTGGCGGGCGTAG